From the Pseudodesulfovibrio indicus genome, the window TCTGCCGCGTCCGCCCGGCGATCCTGGTCGGCCAGTTCGGCCTTGGTCGGCGGGGCGGGCGGCGGTGCGTCCTTGCCTGCGCAACCGGGGGCGGCGAACGTCAGGGCGAGAAAGAGAATCAGGGCGAATCGGCGCATGGCATGGGAATACCCTCGCGCCGGGCCGTCCGTCAACATAAGCGAGGAAACAATGTCCAGTGATCTGTACGTCCCCAGGGACCACCAGGCAAGGATCGAGGCGGGTTTGGCCCGGTTCTCGGTGCTGGTCTGCCATCGGCGGTTCGGCAAGACCGTGCTCTCCGTCAACCGGCTCATCAGCCGGGCCCGGAGAACGCGCCGGTCCGACTGGCGCGGGGCCTACATCGCGCCCCTCTACCGCCAGGCCAAGACCGTGGTCTGGGACGAGCTGAAGCGGTATTGCGGCCTGGGCCGCGACGACTGCACCGTGAAGTTCAACGAGACCGAACTGCGGGCCGACTTCGAGAACGGGGCGCGCATCCGGCTGTTCGGGGCCAACAACCCGGACTCCCTGCGCGGCATGTACCTGGACGGCGTGGTCTTCGACGAGGTGGCCCAGATGCCCCTGCGCGTCTGGACCGAGGTCATCCGGCCCGCCCTGTCCGACCGCAGGGGGTGGGCGCTGTTCATCGGCACCCCGCGCGGCAAGAACGCCCTGTGGGAGATATGGGAGAAGGCCCAGGCCGACCCGGACTGGTTCGCGGCCATGTACCGCGCCTCCGAGACCGGGATCATCCCGCAGGAGGAGCTGGCGGCCAGCGGCCGGGAGATGTCGCCCGAGGAGTACGAGCAGGAGTTCGAGTGCTCCTTCACCGCGGCCATCCGGGGCGCGTACTTCGGCCAGCTCCTGGCCGACGCCGACCGCGAGGGGCGGATCACCGGGGTTCCCCACGACCCGTCCATGCCGGTGCACACCGCCCGGGACCTGGGCATGTCCGACTCCACGGCCATCTGGTTCGTCCAGGCGCGGCCCGGCGGGACCTTTGCCGTCATCGACTACTACGAGGCCAGCGGCGAGGGGCTGGACCACTACGCCAAGGTCCTGGACCGCAAGGGATACAAGTACGGGACCCACGTGGCCCCGCACGACATCCGCGTGCGCGAGCTGGGTACCGGCAAGTCGCGCATGGAGGTGGCCCGGTCGCTGGGCATCCGGTTCGACATCGCGGCCAACATCCCCATCCAGGACGGCATCAACGCGGTGCGGACCATCCTGCCGCGCTGCTGGTTCGACCGGGAGCGGTGCGCGCCCGGCATCGAGGCGTTGCGCCACTACCGCCGCTCCTTCAACGACCGCACGGCCAATTTCTCGACCCGGCCGGTGCACGACTGGACCAGCCACGCGGCGGACGGCTTCCGCTACTTCGCCGTGGGCTTCCGCCCGCCCGCGCCCGGCGCGAGGGCCGCGCGCACGGCCAACGACTTCGACCCGTTCGGGAGGGACCATGGCCGTCAGAGAGCTTGATGCGCGTCCCGAACCCATGGCGTCCTTTCCTGATGACGGGACCTACCGCTGGCTGGGGCTGGAGGACGGGAACGGGCCGTACGGCGTGGCCGCGATCGCGCCCCGGGCCGGATACCTGGAGCTGCACCTGACCGTGACCCGTTGGGGGCCGGGGGTGCGCCGGGTCGTGGCCCGGGACCTGGAGTGGTTCAAGGACGAGGCCCGGCGGCTGGGGCTGCCGAAGATCATGGGCGTGCGCGCCGACGGCGAGGGGCGGTTCGACCCCAACCTGTTCCGCTTCGCCCGGCTCTTCGGGTTCACCGAGACCTGCGTGTTCCAGACCGCATCCATGAACGTGGATTGACAAAAAAGGCGCGCCTCCGTCCGGGGGCGCGCCGTTCTCTTCTCCGTTCCGGCCAGGCTAGGCGTTGCCGACCACGATGTCGCCGCCCATGCGCTCCGGCGCGCCGATGTTCATGAACACGCGCGAGGAGTTGTCGAAGATGTAGGTCGGGTCCTCGGTGGTCACGAACGAAGTCTGCCGGGCGTCCACGATGTTGGTCACGGTTTCGCCTCGGTCCACGGTCTCGAAATTGTTGATCAGGTTCAGGGTGGTGGAGTTGTCGTTCTCGATGCGCCGCGTCTCCGGGAAGGCCATGGTCACCTCGCGGTGCTCCTCCAGGATGGTGTCGCTGTCGTTGACATAGGTGGTCCGGGCGTTGTTCTGGTCCACGAAGTTGAAGGTCGTGGACTGGTCCACGTTCCGGGACTGGTCGAAGTTGTTCTCCGCGCTGAAGTTGTAGGCGAACGAGAGATGGCTCTCCTCGTTCAGGTTGGTGATGTTCTGGTCCGTGTTGTTGTGCACGGAGTTGTCCTGGTCCGTGAAGTGGTAGGTGGTGGACTGGACCTCGCTGCGCGAGTTGTCCACCTCGCTGCGCGAGTTGTCCACCTCGCTGACCCGCGTGTCGTTGTAGGCCAGCTCGAAGTTGCGTTCGTCCGCCAGCACGGTCCGGGAATTGTCCACCTGCTCGGTGACCGAATTGTCGATCTGGTTGTAGTCGGCCTGGCTGACGTTGGTGGTCGAGGTCGAGTGGTCCTCGTTGCGGGTCACGGAGTTGTCGTTTTGCAGGGTCAGGTCCTGGCGGTTTTCAAAGATCACGGAGCTGTTGTCCACGTCCCGCTGCTCGGTGCTCCGGTGCTCGTTCACGGTCTGCCCGGCGTCCACGTTGCGCACGTCCGTGTTCTCGGTGACGTTGGTCACCTGGCGCGACTCCTCGTTGGTGAAGGTCCGCGAGTTGTCCTGGTCGTTGGAGATGTCGGTCTCGAAGCTGGTCTCGTTGTTCTGGTTGGTGACCTGGGTCAGGTTCTGGACGTTCTCGTTGCTCTGGTGCGTGCTCATGTCCAGGTCGCGGCTCGTGGAATAGTCGAAGCTGGTGTCGTTTAGGTAGCGGTCCGAGCGGTGGATGACCGAGTTCATGGACTGGTCCAGGGAGCGGTCCACGGACTCGTTGTTGGTGGTCTGGCGGAGCTGCTCGATGTCCTGGGTCTGGTCGATGTTCATGGAGTACTCGGAGCGCATGTCGATGGGCGCGCCGCGTCCCATGTCCTCGGCGAAATCCACCTCGGGCGCGGAGTACGGCTCGGCATAGCCGTCCGCCGTGGGGACCCAGGGGGCCATGGGCACGGTGGGGTGCACGTAGGGGGACGAATGCCGGGAGTGGTGGAAGACGTCGTTGGGCCAGTGCTGGGTGTGCCCGAAGAACATGCCGTGGGGCTGGGTCATGCGGAACGCCTGGACCGTGGACCCCGGCGTGATGGGCACGAATCCGGGCAGGGTGGGGATGGAAAAGCCGAAGGTGGGCGCGATGGGCACGGACCCGGCCGGAGAGATGGGCTGCACGCCCAGGGACGGGCCGATGGCCACGTTGCCGGTGGTGGACACCGGGGGAGAACCGGGGCGCTCGATGGGGTTGCCGCCCACGGGGCCGCTCCCGCCGCCGCCCGTGGCCGATGCCGTGGGGGGCTTGCCGCTCTCGGTGGAGATGGGCACGTTGGCCCCGCCCGAGACCGAGCCGCCGCCCGTGGTCTTGGTGTCTATGGGGTTGCCGCTGCCGGTCTGGCCGCTTGAGCCGCCGCCGGTGGCCTGGGCCGCGCCGCCCCCGCCGAGGTTGTCCTTGCCCACGCCCGCCGGTCCGCCGCCGCCGATGGGGGCCTGGGTGCCGGACCCGCTTCCCACCGGGCTGCCGCCGCCCCGCCGCCGATGTGCGCCGCGCTGGAGCCGCCGCCCACGGAGCCGCCTCCGCCGCCCCCGCCGATGTGCGAGGCGGACATGCCGGGGCTGAGCCCGCCGCCCGCGCCCGAGGCACCCGCAAAGGCGCTGGCCGAGCCCGAAGGCGCGGCATAGGGAATGCGCGCCATGGACGTATCGATCATGACGCGGGCCGGAGTGGTGTCTATGGGGACGTGGCCGGGCTGGCCGATGGAGACCTGCCCCGGGGGGCCGGCCTGGCCTGGAACGAGCCTGCCGGGCCTGCGGTGACCTGGCCCGGAGGGCCTGCCACGATGAAGTCTGTAACTCCCACTGACATGGGATTTTGCTCCCCGCCGAGCGGGCCTTCCATGGTCCGCAATCGCCCGCAAAGGGGCCTTCTGGCGTATATCTACAATATACGAGGCGGGAAAAAGCCGTCAAGGGGTATATTCGCCCGCCTGCGCGGGTGAAGGGAAGGGGCCGGAACAGGGCCGGCGAAAGGGGGCCGGGCTCGGACTAGAAGGTCGCGGCCGAGTTCCCGGGGCCGTTGGCGCGGGTGCCGCCGCCGTCCGCCTGGCCGATGTTCTTCGCCTTGTTTTCCATGGCATTGGCGAGTTGCTTGTTCAGCTCCATGAGCATGACCTGCTTGTCCTGGATCGAGGTCTGCTTGATCTTTTCGGGGAGGTCGGACTGCTCCAGCTCCTTGATCTCTTCCTGGAGCCGTTCGATCTGCTGCTTGAGCATGCTGATGATCTGGTCTATCTCGTCTTCCTCGCTCGTGTCCTGTCCGGCGGACAGCTTCAATCGGGAGTTGTCGGATTCGTCGGACTTCTCGGATTCGCCGGAGGTTTCCACGGCGGCCAGGGCGCGGCCTTCCTCGGAAATGGTCACGGTGTCGCTCTGCTCCGGGGTCTTGGCTTCGAGCGCGGCCTCCTTTTCGGTCGTCTCCGTGGCCGCGTGCCGGAGGCTCAGGGCGTCGACGAAGGCAGCCCCCTGCTGCATCAATGATTCGATTGCCATGGTTCGCACTCCTTTGTGGCTGTCATGGACATCCCCTCGAACTGTTTATCGGATGTTCCATAGACAACTTTATGGTTGTGAATAATTATTAACAAAAATAAATATTCCGAACCCCGGGTACGGCTCTCGCCCGGGCCGGGCCGGAACCGTTTGACGAGCCGATTGCGGTTGCCTCGGGACGGTGAAACGGGCTATCCTTTGCCCGAAACAGTTCCCGTCACGACTCGCCCGAAGGAGCCACATGAGCGTCATCAATCTCGAATACCTGTTCAAACCTCGGTCAGTAGCGGTCATCGGGGCCACCAATGATCCGCGCAACGCGGGCAATATCGTCATGCGCAACATCATGGCGGGCGGGTTCCTGGGGCCGGTCATGCCGGTTTCCTCCCAGGCCGAGGCCATCGCGGGCGTGCTCACCTACCCGTCGGTCCGGCACCTTCCCAAGACCCCGGATCTGGCCGTGGTCTGCTCCCCTCTGGACGAAGTCCCCGAGGTCATTCACTCCCTGAAGGAGCGCGGCACGAAGGCGGCGGTGCTCATGGGCGCGGGGTTCGCCTCCATGACCGCCGAGGAGAGCCAGGACATCCGCTCCACCATCCTGTCCATCGCCAACCCGCCGGACATCCGCATCCTCGGCCCCAAATCCCTGGGGTTCATGGTCCCGTCCCTGAACCTGAACGCCTCCCTGGCCCACGCCAGGGTGGAGCCGGGCAAGGTGGCCTTCATTTCCCAGTCCGACTCGCTCTTCGCCACGGTCCTGGACTGGGCCATCGACAAGGGCGTGGGCTTTTCGCACATGGTCGCCCTGGGCAGCCGCATCGACGTGACCTTCGCCGACATCCTGGACTATCTCGGCTCCGATCCCCTGACCCGGTCCATCATGCTCTACGTGGAGTCCATCAAGGACGCCCGGGAGTTCATGTCCGCGGCCCGGGCGGCCTCGCGCAACAAGCCGGTGCTGGTCATCCGGCCCGGCCACGCCCTGGACTCCGTGCTGGCCGGCTCCCGGCGCAGGGCGGCGTGGGGCTACTCCATGGACGAGGTCTACGACGTGGCCTTCAGGCGCGCGGGCATGCTCCGGGTGGAGGACATCGACGGGCTGTTCGACGCGGCCCAGACCCTGTCCGCGCCCCGCCAGGTCTACGACCGCAAGCTGGCCATCCTGACCAACGGCACCTCGGCGGGCATCCTGGCGGCCGACCGGCTGATGGTCGGCGGCGGCGAGCTGGCCCCCCTGGACGAGGACACCATCAAGTCCATCGACAAGGTGCTCGGCGAGGAGAACTGGTCCCGGGCCAACCCCGTGGACATCCCGTTCAACGCGGACGGCAAGGCGTACTCGGATGTCCTCAAGCTGTTGCTCAAGGACAAGAATTCCAACGGCATCCTGGCCATGCACGTGCCCTGGACCGCCCAGCCCGACGTGGAGGTGGCCGAGGCCATCCGCGATGCCCTGAAGCGGGTCAAGCGCATGGTCCTGACCGCCTGGCTCGGGTCCGGCAAGGCGGGCCAGGCGCGCGAGGTCTTCCGCAACGCGGGCGTGCCCACCTACGAGACGCCCACCCAGGCGGTGCAGGCGTTCCTGTACATGGCCGAGTACCTGCACAACCAGGAGATGCTCATCGAGACCCCGGACTCGCTGCCCACCGACTTTTTCCCGGACACCGCCGGGGCGAGGAACATCGTGCGCAACGCCCTGGACCAGGGGCGCGACGCCCTGACCGAGCCGGAGGCCAAGGACATCCTGGCCGCCTACGGCATCCCGGTGGTGGAGACGCGCATCGCCGTGTCCGCCAAGGAAGCGGTCATCGCCGCCGACGAGCTGGGCTATCCCGTGGCCCTCAAGCTCCGCTCCCCGCAGATTCCCCAGCCCTTCGACGTGGGCGGCGTGCTCCTGGACCTGGAGACGCCCGAACGCGTCTGGGAGGGCGCGGCCTCCATCCTGGCCCGCTGCACCCGCGAACGGCCCGACGCCTATATCGAGGGATTCACGGTCCAGAAGATGGGCCGCAGGCCCGGCGCGCACGAGCTGTCCGTGTCCGCCCATCTGGACCCGGTCTTCGGGCCGGTGCTCCTCTTCGGCCACGGCGGCATGGCCCGCGAGATGATCCGCGACCAGGCCCTGACCCTGCCGCCCCTGTCCATGTCCCTGGCCAAGGAGCTGGTGAGCCGCACGCGCATCTCCACCCTGCTCCGGGGGACCCCGTCCCACCTGGCCGCGGATATCGACGACATCTGCCTGACCCTGATCCAGATTTCCCAGCTCATCGTGGACGTGCCGCAGATCACCTCCATCGACATCAACCCGCTCTACGCCGACCCCGAAGGGGTGCTCGCCCTGGACGCCAAGATCGACCTCGCGCCCTTCGAGGGCGAGGGCGAGTCGCGGCTGGCCATCCGGCCCTACCCGCGCGAGCTGGAGGAGTGCGTGACCCTCAAGAAGGGCCGCCAGGTGACGCTCAGGCCCATCCGGCCCGAGGACGAGGACACCCACCGCGCCTTCCTGGCCAACCTGTCGGACGAGGACCTGCGGCTCAGGTTCTTCGGCGTGGTCCAGCGGGAGTTCGACCACAAGGACATCGCCCGGTTCACCCAGATCGACTACGACCGGGAGATGGCCTTCATCGCCACGGCGCTCGACGAGCGCGGCGACCCCGAGACCCTCGGCGTCATGCGCACCAACACCCGGCCGGACAACTCCGAGGCCGAATTCGCCATCGTGGTCCGCTCCGACCAGAAGGGCGAAGGACTCGGGTCCATGCTCTTCTACAAGGGCATCCGCTATACCCGCGATCGCGGCACTGCCAAGCTGACCGGGCAGACCATGGTCGAGAACAAGGCCATGCAGGGGCTGGCCAAAAAGTTCGGCTTCGTCATCACCCCGGACCCGGACGACCCGGACCTGGTGGACATGGTCCTGGACCTGGAGAAGGCCGAAGGATAGCGCTCAATGCAACTTCCCCCGGTCATTCACCATACCGGCCTGGAGATGAGCGGCGGCGCCACCCGCGTGGCCCGGCTCCTGATCGCCGGGCTCAAGCGGCAACGGATCGAGTCGTCCCTGTCCTTCGAGCTTTCCGAAAGGGCGGACGGCACGGCCATCGCGCCGGAGGAGTTCGGCCGCAGGCTGCCCGAGGGCGCGCTGGCCCACATCCACTGCACGGGCGACTGGCCCGCGCTGCTCTCGTCCATCCCCGACGGGACGCGGACCTTCATCACCCTGCACGACTGCGAGCTGTTCACCGGCGGCTGTCCGTATCCCCTGGACTGCCCCAACCTGGACCGGGGTTGCGCCGATCCCTGCCCGCGGAATTTCCCGGGCTCCGAAGCCCTGCGCAAGGCCAAGCTGGCCGAGGTCATCCGGCTGAACCCGGTGCTCACCGCCCCGTCCCGCTGGCTGGCTCGATTGGCCAAGCTCCACCTGCTGCGGTCCGTGCGGATTATCCCAAACGGCATCCCCTGGCCCCCGTCGGTGCGCTCCAAGAACGCGGCCCGCAAGCAGCTGGGGATCAACCCGGCGGCGCGGGTCATCCTGTTCGCGGCCCACGGCGGCATGAACGCGGCCTACAAGTCCGGCGACGCCTGGCAGGACATCTGGCAGCGGCTCAAGGCCAAGCTGCCCGACCTGCTCTGCTTCGCCGTGGGCGGCGACCGCGAGGAGCGCAAGGACGACTTGGTCCTGTGGCCCTACGTGGACCGCAACAAGCTCTCGCAGCTCATGGCCGCGGCGGACGTGCTCCTCTATCCCACCAAGGCGGACAACCACTCCCTGGTGATCCTGGAGG encodes:
- a CDS encoding terminase large subunit domain-containing protein gives rise to the protein MSSDLYVPRDHQARIEAGLARFSVLVCHRRFGKTVLSVNRLISRARRTRRSDWRGAYIAPLYRQAKTVVWDELKRYCGLGRDDCTVKFNETELRADFENGARIRLFGANNPDSLRGMYLDGVVFDEVAQMPLRVWTEVIRPALSDRRGWALFIGTPRGKNALWEIWEKAQADPDWFAAMYRASETGIIPQEELAASGREMSPEEYEQEFECSFTAAIRGAYFGQLLADADREGRITGVPHDPSMPVHTARDLGMSDSTAIWFVQARPGGTFAVIDYYEASGEGLDHYAKVLDRKGYKYGTHVAPHDIRVRELGTGKSRMEVARSLGIRFDIAANIPIQDGINAVRTILPRCWFDRERCAPGIEALRHYRRSFNDRTANFSTRPVHDWTSHAADGFRYFAVGFRPPAPGARAARTANDFDPFGRDHGRQRA
- a CDS encoding bifunctional acetate--CoA ligase family protein/GNAT family N-acetyltransferase, whose amino-acid sequence is MSVINLEYLFKPRSVAVIGATNDPRNAGNIVMRNIMAGGFLGPVMPVSSQAEAIAGVLTYPSVRHLPKTPDLAVVCSPLDEVPEVIHSLKERGTKAAVLMGAGFASMTAEESQDIRSTILSIANPPDIRILGPKSLGFMVPSLNLNASLAHARVEPGKVAFISQSDSLFATVLDWAIDKGVGFSHMVALGSRIDVTFADILDYLGSDPLTRSIMLYVESIKDAREFMSAARAASRNKPVLVIRPGHALDSVLAGSRRRAAWGYSMDEVYDVAFRRAGMLRVEDIDGLFDAAQTLSAPRQVYDRKLAILTNGTSAGILAADRLMVGGGELAPLDEDTIKSIDKVLGEENWSRANPVDIPFNADGKAYSDVLKLLLKDKNSNGILAMHVPWTAQPDVEVAEAIRDALKRVKRMVLTAWLGSGKAGQAREVFRNAGVPTYETPTQAVQAFLYMAEYLHNQEMLIETPDSLPTDFFPDTAGARNIVRNALDQGRDALTEPEAKDILAAYGIPVVETRIAVSAKEAVIAADELGYPVALKLRSPQIPQPFDVGGVLLDLETPERVWEGAASILARCTRERPDAYIEGFTVQKMGRRPGAHELSVSAHLDPVFGPVLLFGHGGMAREMIRDQALTLPPLSMSLAKELVSRTRISTLLRGTPSHLAADIDDICLTLIQISQLIVDVPQITSIDINPLYADPEGVLALDAKIDLAPFEGEGESRLAIRPYPRELEECVTLKKGRQVTLRPIRPEDEDTHRAFLANLSDEDLRLRFFGVVQREFDHKDIARFTQIDYDREMAFIATALDERGDPETLGVMRTNTRPDNSEAEFAIVVRSDQKGEGLGSMLFYKGIRYTRDRGTAKLTGQTMVENKAMQGLAKKFGFVITPDPDDPDLVDMVLDLEKAEG
- a CDS encoding glycosyltransferase, which encodes MQLPPVIHHTGLEMSGGATRVARLLIAGLKRQRIESSLSFELSERADGTAIAPEEFGRRLPEGALAHIHCTGDWPALLSSIPDGTRTFITLHDCELFTGGCPYPLDCPNLDRGCADPCPRNFPGSEALRKAKLAEVIRLNPVLTAPSRWLARLAKLHLLRSVRIIPNGIPWPPSVRSKNAARKQLGINPAARVILFAAHGGMNAAYKSGDAWQDIWQRLKAKLPDLLCFAVGGDREERKDDLVLWPYVDRNKLSQLMAAADVLLYPTKADNHSLVILEAMSLGLPVVAYSVGGVPEQIVDRATGLLVRPGDRNAFVQAALWLLSRRPVIRQMGQEAFQSGRKRFTMDRMVSGYMRLYRGQ